A DNA window from Calliphora vicina chromosome 1, idCalVici1.1, whole genome shotgun sequence contains the following coding sequences:
- the LOC135951848 gene encoding uncharacterized protein LOC135951848 yields MYKLTAALLLILALAKGQVQNETTLSNNRNNYRNSSVARTEDYINMNRRQYENNVQDYENQMDKFTQLYAGRVEVININLEMLIDGLVQSEERLNPLEVLSDFNKECVTKYRSSIPTAAYTKTSITNCVNTANNQVNSLLSSPRSTKTSLQNYYTNYFEKEVTNCGKKFLNSTANYTNCVTSVTSTTNTYTINNQKTFATQMDAAICSSNAHIKRALDCSFIVQNRTISLIAEANTLINKCMLGEDVCKPCNPGFNCPYVYYLHHSQVDYKNKTMLNPFYGRDRKDCLVLDIQ; encoded by the exons ATGTACAAATTAACTGCAGCGTTGTTGTTAATTTTGGCGCTGGCAAAGGGTCAG GTTCAAAATGAAACCACCTTAAGTAATAATAGAAATAATTATCGCAACAGCTCTGTAGCACGCACCGAAGATTATATAAATATGAACCGTCGACAATATGAGAATAATGTACAGGATTATGAAAATCAAATGGATAAATTTACACAACTTTATGCTGGACGTGTTGAAGTAATTAATATAAACCTAGAAATGCTAATTGATGGTCTGGTCCAAAGCGAAGAACGTTTAAATCCTTTAGAAGTTTTAAGTGATTTTAACAAGGAGTGTGTCACCAAATATCGTTCATCGATACCTACAGCAGCTTATACTAAAACCTCCATCACTAATTGTGTTAACACAGCCAATAACCAGGTCAACAGTTTGTTAAGCAGTCCTCGAAGCACCAAAACTTCCTTACAAAACTATTACACCAACTATTTTGAAAAGGAGGTCACAAATTGTGGCAAAAAATTCCTTAATTCCACGGCAAATTATACCAATTGTGTTACCAGTGTG accTCCACCACTAATACTTATACTATTAACAATCAAAAGACCTTTGCCACTCAAATGGATGCAGCCATCTGTTCATCCAATGCCCATATTAAGAGAGCTTTGGATTGTAGCTTTATTGTTCAGAATCGTACAATTTCCCTTATAGCTGAGGCCAATACATtgataaataaatgtatgttggGTGAGGATGTTTGCAAACCTTGCAATCCGGGTTTTAATTGTCCATATGTCTATTACTTACATCACTCTCAAGtggattacaaaaataaaacaatgttgAATCCTTTCTATGGACGTGATCGTAAAGATTGTTTAGTGTTGGatatacaataa
- the LOC135951837 gene encoding uncharacterized protein LOC135951837 — translation MYKLLAVILLILTLAKGLAQNINALSNNNKSSSVARTDDYINLNRQQFAKTLQDYENQIAKFRQLYEGRVEGININLEMLMNGLVQSEERLNPLEVLNDFSKECVTKYRSSIPTLANTKTSISSCFNTANNQINNLLNSPINTKNSLQNYYTNNFEKELTNCGKNFDNSTANYTICITSVTSTTNTYTINNQKTFDTQMDAASCSSNAHIKRALDCSFIVQNRTISLIAEANTLINKCLLDDNVCKTCNDRFTCSDIYNIPSNEVDYKNATMRNPFFGREYLNDCLILNIH, via the exons ATGTACAAATTATTAGCAgtaatattgttaattttaacCCTGGCAAAGGGTctg GCTCAAAATATAAACGCCTTAAGCAATAACAATAAAAGCAGTTCTGTAGCACGCACTGATGATTATATCAATCTGAATCGTCAACAGTTTGCGAAAACTTTACAGGATTATGAAAatcaaattgcaaaatttagaCAACTTTATGAGGGACGTGTTGAAGGAATTAATATAAACCTAGAAATGCTAATGAATGGTCTGGTCCAAAGCGAAGAACGTTTGAATCCTTTAGaagttttaaatgattttagcaAGGAGTGTGTCACCAAATATCGTTCTTCGATACCTACACTAGCGAATACTAAAACCTCTATCAGTAGCTGTTTTAACACAGCCAATAACCAgatcaataatttgttaaatagtcccataaacaccaaaaattcattacaaaactACTACACCAATAATTTCGAAAAGGAGCTAACAAACTGTGGCAAGAATTTCGATAATTCAACGGCAAATTACACCATTTGTATTACCAGTGTG ACCTCTACCACAAATACTTATACTATTAACAATCAAAAGACCTTTGACACTCAAATGGATGCAGCCAGCTGCTCTTCCAATGCCCACATTAAGAGAGCTTTGGATTGTAGCTTTATTGTTCAGAATCGTACAATTTCCCTTATAGCAGAGGCGAATACGTTGATTAATAAATGTCTGTTGGATGATAATGTTTGCAAAACATGCAATGACCGTTTTACTTGTTCGGATATCTATAATATTCCATCTAATGAAGTTGATTACAAAAATGCAACAATGAGGAATCCCTTCTTTGGACGTGAATATTTGAACGATTGTTTAATATTGAATATACATTAG